The Solanum pennellii chromosome 4, SPENNV200 genomic interval TCCAGAGGTTGACGACATGCAACAATCTATAGTTAGACGAGGCAGTTCCACCAAAAACAAGGTATTCATGCATCTTTGTTCTTTAATGTATCTCGATTTATCCTTCCTGCAGTATGTCCTGGTTTGGGAAGTATTATTCTTCCAGAATTATCTGCAGTCCTCTCTTAGAGTGCAAATCAATAAGAATGGCTGTATAAATGGTTTTATAATACTTCTCATGATCCAGTTTTTCCTTGTGGGTATCATTTGATAAAAGAATAGTTTTTTGTGTTGAAAAGATTGGGTTAAGTGGTCTTATAAGGTGGATCTTACAATTCAAAACAAAGTAGCAAGACTGTTATGAGCTAATGagtagtttttcttttcttttgcatGTGCATCTAAAATAcctgttttttctttttctttcccttGGTTTGGGTGGGGGGAGGAGTGGGACAAAATTATGCTCTAACAAGGTAGTTTTGGTATAATAGCACCAGAGCTGGAACTTGGGGGAGCATAAGGGGTTCATTCCGACCGGTGGCGGAACCAAAATTTTGACTAAGGGGTGTCACATCAAAAAAAGTAGACACATCTAGAAACTAAGTGGGCCAACATATAGTATGTAtccataaaaactaaaattttgaccCCCTTCGCTGGAAAATTACACGATATCTACTaggtcaaaattattatttatatataaatccTCTTAGTTTCGTTGTGTATTTACTTCTTTATTAATTTGGATCCTCTTAGTGAAATTCCTGGCTCCGCTGCTAATTAGCACCAAAGAGAAATTTTAGAAGTGAataaaaatgtttcaaaaatcattttctgTTTTTGTTTATTCTTCTATATGAATGTATTTGGAGCATTATATGTTAATTTCTTCTAGTGTAGGTTGTGGACGTTGACAATGAGTACAGTTTCAACAAGCCAGAGAATGGTACTGGTACTTCTGAATATGATAGCCAACCACTTTCTGGAACTTTTACTTCTTCTGCTTCCACAGGTCTTCTTAACAGTGTTATAGATGAAGGCATGGTCATGAATGATAATGGGAAGGATAATGTTCCTAATGATTTACATCTAATGACTGAACCATATGGTGTTCCATGCATGGTTGAGATATTTCACTTCTTGTGTTCTTTGTTAAATGTTGTCGAACATATAGGGATGGGTCCCAGAGCAAATACCACAGCATTTGATGAAGATGTTCCACTGTTCGCcctttgtttgatcaactcagCCATTGAGTTGGGTGGGCCTGCTATACACAGTCACCCTAGATTGTTGAGTTTGGTTCAGGATGAATTGTTCCAAAATCTGATGATATTTGGCTTGTCAACGAGTCCAGTGATACTTTCAACTGTCTGCAGCATTGTTCTAAATCTGTATCAGCATTTGCGTACTGAACTAAAGCTACAACTTGAGGCCTTCTTGTCCTGTGTTGTCTTGAGACTTGCACAAAGTCGTTATGGGGCATCATACCAGCAGCAGGAAGTGGCCATGGAGGCTCTTGTTGATTTTTGTAGGCAGAAATCCTTTATGGTAGAGATGTATGCAAATTTAGATTGTGATATCACCTGCACCAATGTTTTTGAAGAACTTGCGAATTTATTGTCAAAGAGTGCATTCCCAGTAAACTCTCCATTGTCTGCCATGAACATTCTTGCTTTGGACGGTCTGATTGCTGTAATTCAGGGAATGGCTGAGAAGATAAGCAATGGATGTAGGTCACAGCAAAATCTGATAAATCTTGAGGACTATGCTCCATTCTGGATGGTTGAGTGTGAGAGCTATAGTGATCCTGATCATTGGGTACCGTTTGTACGTAGGCGGAAGCACATAAAGAGAAGGTTAATGATTGGAGCTGATCATTTTAATAGGGACCCTAAGAAAGGGCTGGAATTTCTCCAAGGAACATATCTGTTGCCAGAAAAACTTGATCCCCAGAGTGTGGCTTGCTTTTTCAGGTTTACAGCTGGGCTAGATAAGAATCTTGTGGGGGACTTTCTGGgaaatcatgatgaattttGCATTCAGGTTCTTCATGAGTTTGCTGGAACATTTGATTTTGAAGACATGAACCTGGATATTGCATTGCGGTTGTTTTTGGAAACTTTTCGATTGCCTGGGGAATCTCAAAAAATTGCTAGGGTACTTGAGGCGTTTTCAGAGAGATATTATGAGCAATCTCCACAGATTCTAGCTAATAAAGATGCTGCTTTGCTGTTGTCATATTCACTAATAATGCTCAATACTGACCAACATAATGTTCAGGTAAAGAAGAAGATGACAGAGGAAGATTTCATTCGAAATAATCGGAACATTAACGGAGGTAATGATCTCCCTCGTGAATATCTATCCGAATTGTATCATTCTATCTGCAACAATGAGATCCGCACAACACCAGAGCAAAGTGCTGGTTTTGCTGAAATGAACCCAAGCCGCTGGATTGATTTGATGCACAAATCCAAGAAAACATCTCCATATATTGTGTGTGATTCGAGAGCCTACCTTGATCATGATATGTTTGCCACCATGTCTGGTCCAACTATTGCTGCTATCTCTGTGGTATTTGATCACGCTGAACATGAGGATGTCTACAAAGCTTGTATTGATGGTTTCTTAGCTGTTGCCAAGATTTCAGCTTGCCATCATCTTGAAGATGTTCTGGATGATCTGGTAGTGTCTCTATGTAAGTTCACAACTCTCTTGAATCCTTCATTGGTGGAGGAACCTGTTTTAGCCTTTGGCGACGATGCAAAAGCAAGGATGTCAACCGTTACAGTTTTCACTATTGCAAACGAATACGGTGATTTTATCCGTACTGGTTGGAGAAATATCTTGGATTGCATCTTGAGATTGCACAAGCTTGGCCTTCTTCCTGCTCGTGTGGCAAGTGATGCAGCTGATGACTCAGAGGCACCTTCTGATACTGGACATGGAAAGTCCTTGCCTAATTCGTTATCTTCTGCACATTTGCAATCCATAAGTACTCCTAGAAGATCTTCTGGACTTATGGGGCGATTTAGTCAGCTCCTATCTTTAGATACTGATGAGCCAAGGTCTCAACCTACTGAGCAACAACTTGCTGCTCACCAACGCACACTGCAGACAATTCAGAAGTGTCGCATTGATAGCATCTTTACAGAAAGTAAGTTTCTTCTAGCTGATTCCTTGCTACAGTTGGCACGGGCTCTCATATGGGCTGCAGGAAGACCTCAGAAGGGTAGTAGTTCTCCTGAAGATGAAGACACTGCAGTATTCTGCTTGGAACTGCTGATTGCAATCACCTTGAACAACAGAGATAGAATTAGACTTCTTTGGCAGGGAGTTTATGAGCATATTGCTAGTATTGTCCACTCAACAGTAATGCCTTGTGCTTTGATTGAGAAAGCTATATTTGGACTCCTTCGCATCTGCCTGAGATTGCTTCCCTATAAAGAGAACTTAGCTGATGAACTTTTGAGATCACTACAACTTGTTCTCAAGCTTGATGCCCGGGTTGCTGATGCATACTGTGAGCAGATTACACAGGAAGTCAGTCGGCTTGTTAAAGCAAATGCCACACACATTCGTTCTCAAATGGGATGGCGAACGATTACTCTTTTACTTTCTATAACAGCAAGACATCCAGAAGCTTCTGAAGCAGGATTCGATGCCCTGGTTTTCATTATGTCTGATGGAGCCCATTTGTCCCCAGCTAATTATGTTCTTTGCATCGATGCAGCTAGAAATTTTGCAGAGTCTCGTGTTGGACCTGCGGATAGACCTGCTCGTGCGGTGGATCTTATGGCAGGTTCAGTTGCTAGTTTAGCATGCTGGTCCAAAGATACTAGGGAAGCTCTGGCAGAGACTGAAGCTGTGAAGTTGTCCCAAGATATCGGAGACATGTGGTTAAGGCTTGTACAGGGACTGAGGAAAGTTAGCTTGGATCAGAGAGAAGTTAGGAATCATGCTCTTTTATCCCTGCAAATGTGCCTTAAAGGAGATCATGAAATTTACCTTCCTAATAGTGTATGGTTACAGTTCTTTGATATGGTCATTTTCACAATGTTGGATGACTTGATTGAGCTTGCATCACAAAAAGACTACCGGAACATGGAAGAGACACTTGTTCTTGCCTTAAAGCTCCTTGCGAAAGTTTTTCACCAGTTGCTGCATGAGCTATCTCAATTGACCACATTCTGTAAACTGTGGTTGGGTGTCCTCAACAGGATGGAAAAATGTATGAAGGTGAAAATTAGAGGTAAAAAAAGTGAAAAGCTTCAGGAATTAGTCCTTGAACTTCTGAAGAACACCTTGACTGTAATGAAGTCTAAGGGGGTACTTGTTAAGAGAAGCGCCCTCGGTGGAGATAGCTTATGGGAATTGACTTGGTTGCATGTAAATAACATTGTTCCTTCTCTGCAATCTGAGGTTTTCCCTGATAATGATTCAGAAAATGTACAGCCTGATCCTGTGTTTTCTGAAACCAATCCGAATGAATAGCTTGTCGAGGAATTATTCAACCTTGTCTCTTCAACTCATCAGGAGAAGTCATGTTACTGTGCTTTTGCCCCAGAATGAGAACACAAAAAGATAAATGTCTGGTGAGTTTCTGCAAGAAAAGGTCTTTCTCAGATGTATTATATTGAGCTCATATGTACAGAACACGAAGTTCTAATCTTGTTTTTACCCTTTTGATTTGTTAGCGTGTTGCTGCACGAGTTTTACTAACATCCATAATATATTTGTTGTAACAGTCCATtctgtattttaattttgtcataGGGAGTGTTGTTGTTCAAGTTTTCAACTCTAAGCTTGTTAAAGAACCATGGTATTGAATGGCTAGTGGCTTTGTATTTTGCCATCATTCCATGAGGTGAATATTGGAAGAATGAGAGTGATTTCAGATTGAAGTCATACAACCAAATCTTTACTTGAATCCAAAGTTGCAAGTTGTTGATTCTTCAAGAACCATAAGTACTGATATTCTGTAATGGAAGTTCCCATATTAGGCCTTTTTGTAACAAATTCTTGTTCTGTGGAAAATCAGATTCAGAGAGAAGGCAAACAGAGCTCTGAGAGTAACACATGCAATTTTCTATCACATAGTACATGTAACACAACTTTCCTTCTAACTATTATGTTGTCTATAAAAAATTCTACTCGAACGTGAGAGTAGTGAAAATATCAGAATAACATTAGATTAGCTTCTTCTTTTCgaaaaaggttttcaaatgCCACAATTGCAATCCTGCTACAGATAAGCATACACAGATTGACAGTCCAGTCATCCAGGCCATTTTGGAGTTGGTTGATCTGTTAAGTTCTTGCATTTCTTCCTCCCTGTAATATGTcgaaaaatttcaaactctatTTCATTAGCTTAGATACACGAAGATGAGATTGATAACAAGAATAAGGTTAACTCACCTTTCACGTAGATAAAACATCTCGTCGTGGATGCTTTGAACATGTTCATACATCTTCTTCAGTTCAAGTTCCATAAGCTGACaagataataaatgaaaaagcaGTACAAATCAAGCAGTCGAAAGAAAAcaacattcttttttttctcaggCAAAACGGCACATAtacaagagagaaaaaaaaacatggaGAGACTACTAGTACTTGGTATGAGTTCAAGGTCAATAATCACACTGCAGATCAAATGTACCTACCAAGTTAAGAACCTGAGTATTCAAACAAGAATAGAATAAAATGCAGTATATTCTGCTTCAATTGAATTATATTCAactaaaattcatatataacaGCCAAATGGTTAGCCTGAGCCAGAAAGCTGCAGTCTTTGAGGCTGCTTAAGTGCAATTAGAAGCTTCTTTAATATATTCGCAGATCAGACGTTCATGAACATTTAAAAGTTATTCAATAAGTGTTCCTTTCATATTGTTAAAGTGAAACGCTCTAAGAGTTATGCATTCTCATCTGAACATTAGTTTGATGAAACAAATAGGGAGTCATGGAGGCACAGAATAGGAACGAGTCAATATGTGTGAAACAGCCAGTGTGACTCAAGACGAATAGATAGGGACACCCATGTACGTGTGATTTGACATAAGCAAtcatgaagaagaaagaaggctTACATCAACAGAGCCTTTCTTGGCAACATTAGTCCAGTCCTTAGCAGCTACACCACTCTTCCAGTCGAAATTAATAGTCATAGTAACGGGGGGCTTGTGATCAGCAGCATAGAAGCAAGCCATATAATCCCCAGCTTCTGTTGTCTCAAAAGCAAAATGCCCCTCATGAACATTATCAGCATAGTGAAAAGTATTCCCATGTGTAGATGTCACCTAAATCACACAAACCATACAAAACTTCATCTTTTTGACCAGAGGAAACTGATTAGTCTGATCGACGTAACACACGATACACAATTTGCATGAGAAAGGAGCATAACTCTTCATTATGAACCTATGAAAATCCTTAGGACGCATGTATCCTTAACTTGTGCGTCCAAATAGCTTTAGAGAAAAGAAAACTCATATTAACCAGAATTTCTCCAGCCAAAATATCCGAACTCAAGTATTAGAAGCTAACTCCACCTAATTGTGTTCCGTATACTGTGAGAGCTCACATTGCCAATCCCAATCCCAAACAAATAAATGGGGTAAGGTTGAACAGACAAAATGCAATCAATCAAGCAGATATTAACTAACCAAAAGTTCCAACTCAACGGTTCAGAAGCTAACCTTGCCTGCTCACATTTTTGGCCACAATCCCAATATAAGAGAGAAacaaagatgatttctaagagGAATTTTAACTAATTCTATCCTTGTTATGTGAATTGACGAGTAATTTGGGACAAATATGTTAAGTAATGTGGTAGTAATATGGGAAggttaacatattcatataacCTATCCCAACTAATTTGGAAGTAAGGCATATTAATATGCTTATTGTAGAAGACCATATTGAGGGTAAAATGCTTCTTAACAAAAGCAACTTTGTACCCGATAAGAGTTTGTTTAGACGGACTTATAAGCCAAAAGTCATAAGTTTGCTAACTTATAACCAATGTTGCATGGACTCTTCACTTTCGATGCCACAACACGtcgaattctccaaaaatacactacttcTGGAGAATCCGACACacattgacatttttgaagagtgcATCCTCCCTTGTGACTTTTAGcttcttttctttgttaaaCTCACTTTACAATCTTACTCAAACACTACAAAAGTGTTCAAAAGCTATTTTAGCtaaaaaacacctaaaataaacCAATCTAAACAGGCTCTAAAACTCAAAACTGATACCTCTTGTTAAGGATTAACGAGTATTTACCACTCCACCACAATTCTTGTTAATTCGAGTAAAGCTCATACACCCTTACCCAGAAGTTCaaaaactcatcttttttaccctagaaaaatcaaatcaaacacaCCCAATTGCTTCATATCCCAAATATCaatcaaaatcatataaatatctaaaaaaagATTTTACCCTGAGAGTGACTTTGTGAGTATCTGGCAAAGGATGTGGTTCATTGGGATTGACAATATGATATTTTCCAACAGTCATGGAATGACTCTTGATATCTTCAGCTATGCATTTTGTACGACCAGATAAAACTTCAAATTGCAGTGAATGTATTTTCATTGAAATAAACATCAAGATTACAAACACAAACAGTGATTTACTTGTGATGAggatcttcattttttttttaattataagacTTTGAAGAAAATATAGCAAAAGAAAAAGGTTTTGATTTGGTAATGTATTCTCTTCTCCAACAATGAGAGGTTTtattctaaataatttttaaagtattttatatcttttaatcatcaattttattttagtctATTTAGTTATtgcatatgttttttttttaatggataAAAATGTTTGTACTTTTGGAGCTCTGTTTGACTTGTTCttttatatctaaaaaaaaaaaaagtgttagcAAGTTTAGCCCACCTAACACAATATTAGAGATTTTATATAGTtagaacttttttaaaattgttaaaccCTTAAAATTAATGATCAAATTTACTCAGTAAATTATTTGTCTCGATCAAAGGAACATCTCTAACCTTTAAATTTTGCGTATAAATTTGATTATACCTTGTTTTTTGGAATAAATATGAGTTGTGTGCTACCATTTCAAATTTGTGAGGGGCATGGGAAAAAATGTCCTAAAAGTTGTTATTCATCCTCAAATCCTTATTTATTACTGATAATTCTCATAATGCTTGTACTTTTTAATAGTTTGaatctttaataaaatttattagaaaagcATGGAGATCTATGTGAGAAAATTTAAACAACTTCAAAGTTTGTTAAAGATGATATTGACACTAGAAGTATTAAGAGTACCAAATGTCAAACTACTTGATGCACACTACTAAAACAATGCACAACTAACTAATATAACTTTCAGGGCCATAGAATGTTTATAAACTACTATTATATGGTGCACAACTCGACTAATTTGATATAGCAACTTTACGTTTTCTTGCCTTACTAGAATTAAATCTAAAATCTCATTTGTATATATCTTCCATCTTACCACAATCACAAGTCTGTTTGTCATTCATATCTATCACCTTGTCATAGTCACGAGCATGAttatcctatatatatatatatatatataNNNNNNNNNNNNNNNNNNNNNNNNNNNNNNNNNNNNNNNNNNNNNNNNNNNNNNNNNNNNNNNNNNNNNNNNNNNNNNNNNNNNNNNNNNNNNNNNNNNNNNNNNNNNNNNNNNNNNNNNNNNNNNNNNNNNNNNNNNNNNNNNNNNNNNNNNNNNNNNNNNNNNNNNNNNNNNNNNNNNNNNNNNNNNNNNNNNNNNNNNNNNNNNNNNNNNNNNNNNNNNNNNNNNNNNNNNNNNNNNNNNNNNNNNNNNNNNNNNNNNNNNNNNNNNNNNNNNNNNNNNNNNNNNNNNNNNNNNNNNNNNNNNNNNNNNNNNNNNNNNNNNNNNNNNNNNNNNNNNNNtatatatatatatatatatgtcatgaTCACGAATCCATTTATAATCGCGACTctaatcataatttatcaagtaaacaccgATTGCATACAcaatgaatacaataaaaattacaaTTCTAATTTGTATGAACTGAAAATCTGTAGcacttttaataaaattattttttttaaaaaaaaacaaaattacaatTCCTCTTTCTGCTCAATGGATTCTGTGTTCTTCTCAGATTCAGCAATAACCTTAGCTTCTACATATTTCTCTACCAGTAAAATTGGAGCATAATAATCAGAATGAGCTTCCATACATTTCTGCAAAGCAGAAGTAACTTCGAAACATTTTTCTGCAATGTCTTCATTGTTATTTTCCCCTGGTTCAACGCATTTTTCCCAATCGATAAAACTCTCTCTACATCCACCTTCTTTCATGAATAAACAGAACCcacattcttcttcttcttcttcttcgtcttgT includes:
- the LOC107018127 gene encoding ARF guanine-nucleotide exchange factor GNOM-like; translation: MMGRLRIQSSIKAIEEEPEDCETTSSNKTAIACMVNSEVSAVLAVMRRNVRWGGRYVSGDDQLEHSLIQSLKTLRKQIFSWQHQWQTISPALYLQPFLDVIRSDETGAPITGVALSSVFKILTLDFLDHNTVNVENAMHSVVDAVTSCRFEVTDPASEEVVLMKILQVLLTCMRSKASVALSNQHVCTIVNTCFRVVHQAGSKSELLQQTARYTMHELVRCIFSHLPEVDDMQQSIVRRGSSTKNKVVDVDNEYSFNKPENGTGTSEYDSQPLSGTFTSSASTGLLNSVIDEGMVMNDNGKDNVPNDLHLMTEPYGVPCMVEIFHFLCSLLNVVEHIGMGPRANTTAFDEDVPLFALCLINSAIELGGPAIHSHPRLLSLVQDELFQNLMIFGLSTSPVILSTVCSIVLNLYQHLRTELKLQLEAFLSCVVLRLAQSRYGASYQQQEVAMEALVDFCRQKSFMVEMYANLDCDITCTNVFEELANLLSKSAFPVNSPLSAMNILALDGLIAVIQGMAEKISNGCRSQQNLINLEDYAPFWMVECESYSDPDHWVPFVRRRKHIKRRLMIGADHFNRDPKKGLEFLQGTYLLPEKLDPQSVACFFRFTAGLDKNLVGDFLGNHDEFCIQVLHEFAGTFDFEDMNLDIALRLFLETFRLPGESQKIARVLEAFSERYYEQSPQILANKDAALLLSYSLIMLNTDQHNVQVKKKMTEEDFIRNNRNINGGNDLPREYLSELYHSICNNEIRTTPEQSAGFAEMNPSRWIDLMHKSKKTSPYIVCDSRAYLDHDMFATMSGPTIAAISVVFDHAEHEDVYKACIDGFLAVAKISACHHLEDVLDDLVVSLCKFTTLLNPSLVEEPVLAFGDDAKARMSTVTVFTIANEYGDFIRTGWRNILDCILRLHKLGLLPARVASDAADDSEAPSDTGHGKSLPNSLSSAHLQSISTPRRSSGLMGRFSQLLSLDTDEPRSQPTEQQLAAHQRTLQTIQKCRIDSIFTESKFLLADSLLQLARALIWAAGRPQKGSSSPEDEDTAVFCLELLIAITLNNRDRIRLLWQGVYEHIASIVHSTVMPCALIEKAIFGLLRICLRLLPYKENLADELLRSLQLVLKLDARVADAYCEQITQEVSRLVKANATHIRSQMGWRTITLLLSITARHPEASEAGFDALVFIMSDGAHLSPANYVLCIDAARNFAESRVGPADRPARAVDLMAGSVASLACWSKDTREALAETEAVKLSQDIGDMWLRLVQGLRKVSLDQREVRNHALLSLQMCLKGDHEIYLPNSVWLQFFDMVIFTMLDDLIELASQKDYRNMEETLVLALKLLAKVFHQLLHELSQLTTFCKLWLGVLNRMEKCMKVKIRGKKSEKLQELVLELLKNTLTVMKSKGVLVKRSALGGDSLWELTWLHVNNIVPSLQSEVFPDNDSENVQPDPVFSETNPNE
- the LOC107018128 gene encoding transmembrane emp24 domain-containing protein p24delta9, which encodes MKILITSKSLFVFVILMFISMKIHSLQFEVLSGRTKCIAEDIKSHSMTVGKYHIVNPNEPHPLPDTHKVTLRVTSTHGNTFHYADNVHEGHFAFETTEAGDYMACFYAADHKPPVTMTINFDWKSGVAAKDWTNVAKKGSVDLMELELKKMYEHVQSIHDEMFYLREREEEMQELNRSTNSKMAWMTGLSICVCLSVAGLQLWHLKTFFEKKKLI
- the LOC107017191 gene encoding uncharacterized protein LOC107017191, whose amino-acid sequence is MSKMGDNYLPPSISNPNSTIMSSSSSSNSSQTHEPNLQSNTNTETQEEIIKKDEEKQDEEEEEEECGFCLFMKEGGCRESFIDWEKCVEPGENNNEDIAEKCFEVTSALQKCMEAHSDYYAPILLVEKYVEAKVIAESEKNTESIEQKEEL